The following proteins are encoded in a genomic region of Acidobacteriota bacterium:
- a CDS encoding YihY/virulence factor BrkB family protein yields MQAVFEFDWVDFFKRLYKKSDDSDLFNRAAQAAFYFSFALFPFVFFLVSLFGLVLETTDALKSELYNYLRQIMPASVFVLVRNTVDEIAANSSGSKLTLGLIVALWSASAGVDAVRGALNSVYELRERRSWFWTKFQSLILTLVVTVLAALGLSIMFYGWQLVQAGTNWIGMPITSPLVLVGIQWISILFVMLLACEVIYNFLPDFRKFKWIWITAGSLVAIVLWLLLTGSFRLYLNYFNNYDKTYGSLGAVIILLLWLYLTAMVLMVGGAINAVLHDLRNEEEDTSEVIAE; encoded by the coding sequence ATGCAAGCGGTATTTGAATTTGATTGGGTCGATTTCTTTAAGCGGCTCTACAAAAAGTCCGACGACTCGGACCTATTCAATCGGGCTGCACAGGCCGCCTTCTATTTTTCGTTCGCGCTCTTCCCTTTTGTCTTTTTTCTCGTCAGTCTGTTCGGCTTGGTGCTGGAGACGACTGACGCATTGAAGAGCGAACTCTATAATTACTTACGGCAGATAATGCCGGCCTCGGTCTTTGTTCTCGTGCGCAACACCGTGGATGAGATCGCCGCGAACAGTTCAGGGAGCAAGTTGACTCTCGGATTGATCGTTGCGTTATGGTCGGCATCGGCCGGAGTTGATGCGGTTCGCGGTGCGTTGAATTCGGTCTATGAACTTCGCGAGCGGCGCTCGTGGTTCTGGACCAAATTTCAGTCCTTGATCCTAACGCTGGTTGTCACGGTCCTCGCGGCACTCGGCCTTTCGATCATGTTTTACGGTTGGCAGCTTGTTCAGGCCGGAACGAATTGGATCGGCATGCCGATCACGTCGCCATTGGTTTTGGTCGGTATCCAATGGATATCCATTTTGTTCGTCATGCTGCTGGCGTGTGAGGTTATCTATAATTTTCTGCCTGATTTTCGCAAGTTTAAATGGATCTGGATAACTGCCGGCTCGCTGGTGGCGATAGTCCTCTGGCTTTTGCTGACCGGCAGCTTTCGCTTGTACCTCAATTATTTCAACAATTACGACAAAACCTACGGCTCCCTCGGAGCTGTTATCATTCTTCTTCTATGGCTCTACCTGACTGCGATGGTGTTGATGGTCGGCGGTGCGATAAATGCGGTACTGCATGACCTGCGGAACGAAGAAGAAGATACGAGCGAAGTTATCGCGGAATAA
- the alr gene encoding alanine racemase — MQRYDAARPTRCVIDLDALAFNFRSVRSFVGDTIKYLAVVKADAYGHGSIECSRRLEAEGIDWFGVALPEEGVELRDAGITSPILCLGSFWPGQESLMIEKNLTPVILTIDKARSLNAEAAKIGRIVDIHVKIDTGMGRVGVRYDKAEQFASEITKLPNLNIEGIMTHFAVADDLGQNDFTNQQISRFNWAVEAFKQYGSTPAYLDLANSPGAVAHTNTLGNMVRLGGVLYGLGGDVLPVEIEKPELKPVMSVVSEIAQVKSVETGESIGYGRTFIAGRDSVIASVPVGYYDGYPRGLSNQGSMIVKGKIAPVIGRVSMDWVTIDVTDIDDADVGTPVTVIGSERDLSIKAEDIAAMLSTISYEVTCGISARVPRIFKEKI, encoded by the coding sequence ATGCAGCGATACGACGCCGCCAGACCGACCAGATGCGTGATCGATCTTGACGCTCTGGCCTTCAATTTTCGTTCGGTCAGATCATTCGTTGGCGATACGATCAAGTATTTGGCTGTCGTCAAGGCGGATGCTTATGGCCACGGCTCAATTGAATGCTCGCGGCGGCTCGAGGCCGAGGGTATCGACTGGTTTGGCGTTGCTTTGCCGGAAGAAGGCGTCGAGCTTCGTGATGCAGGAATCACTTCTCCGATACTTTGTCTCGGAAGTTTTTGGCCCGGTCAGGAATCGCTGATGATCGAAAAGAATTTGACGCCGGTGATCCTGACGATAGACAAAGCAAGATCGCTCAATGCGGAGGCGGCAAAAATCGGCCGGATCGTCGATATTCACGTAAAGATCGATACAGGTATGGGCCGTGTTGGTGTCAGATATGACAAGGCCGAGCAGTTCGCGAGTGAGATAACAAAACTCCCCAATCTCAATATCGAAGGCATCATGACGCATTTTGCCGTTGCCGATGATCTCGGGCAGAATGATTTTACAAATCAGCAGATCAGCCGGTTCAATTGGGCGGTCGAGGCGTTCAAACAATATGGCTCAACGCCCGCGTATCTGGATCTCGCAAATTCCCCCGGAGCGGTCGCTCATACGAATACACTTGGAAATATGGTACGTTTAGGCGGCGTTTTATACGGCCTAGGCGGCGATGTGCTGCCGGTCGAAATTGAAAAGCCTGAACTAAAGCCTGTAATGTCGGTCGTGTCTGAAATCGCTCAGGTCAAATCGGTGGAAACCGGCGAAAGCATAGGGTATGGCCGGACATTTATTGCGGGGAGGGATTCTGTGATCGCGTCGGTTCCGGTCGGTTATTATGACGGATATCCACGCGGCCTTTCCAATCAGGGCAGCATGATCGTAAAGGGCAAGATCGCTCCGGTCATCGGACGAGTTTCGATGGATTGGGTGACTATCGACGTCACGGACATTGATGATGCGGATGTCGGCACTCCGGTGACGGTCATTGGATCGGAACGGGACTTGTCTATCAAGGCAGAGGATATAGCGGCGATGCTGTCAACAATTTCGTACGAGGTAACGTGCGGCATTTCAGCTAGGGTGCCGAGAATATTCAAGGAGAAAATATGA
- a CDS encoding RNA methyltransferase, translating into METSEKITSRDNGKLVAARKVREGKVRSQIFIEGRRLAVEALRSDIVIDECLISNEFRDAGLIDAVRNRTQNVAIVADRIFKTIADTNEPQGIVLIARRPSTADLVVTDNPAKLKIVLFLNEINNPSNLGAILRTSEAAGVVGVIVSANSADVYSPKAIRAAMGSSFRLKIRENALFEEVIAWANERELITTAADVSATFSYADADWRQPRLLIFGSEAHGLSVEQIARVDEKVLIPMENGVESLNLGVSAGIILFEAKRQA; encoded by the coding sequence ATGGAAACCAGCGAAAAAATAACTAGCCGCGACAACGGCAAACTGGTAGCGGCACGAAAGGTTCGCGAGGGAAAGGTTCGCTCGCAGATATTCATCGAAGGCCGCCGGCTAGCCGTCGAGGCATTGCGATCGGACATCGTTATCGACGAATGCCTGATCTCGAATGAATTCAGGGATGCCGGACTGATCGACGCCGTCCGAAACCGCACTCAAAACGTCGCGATAGTGGCCGACCGTATTTTCAAAACCATCGCCGACACCAACGAACCGCAGGGAATCGTCCTGATCGCCCGCCGGCCGTCGACAGCCGATCTTGTCGTCACAGACAATCCTGCAAAACTCAAGATTGTTCTCTTTTTGAATGAGATCAACAATCCGTCAAATTTAGGTGCGATCTTACGAACCTCTGAGGCCGCAGGCGTCGTGGGCGTGATCGTGTCAGCAAATTCGGCGGATGTATACTCGCCGAAGGCGATCCGTGCCGCGATGGGCTCGAGTTTTCGGCTTAAAATACGTGAAAATGCTTTATTTGAAGAGGTGATAGCCTGGGCAAACGAACGGGAATTGATAACCACGGCAGCTGATGTTTCCGCTACTTTCAGCTACGCCGACGCCGATTGGAGGCAGCCGCGTTTGCTGATCTTCGGCAGTGAAGCCCACGGCCTCAGTGTCGAACAGATCGCAAGAGTTGATGAGAAGGTGCTTATCCCGATGGAAAACGGCGTCGAAAGCCTAAATTTGGGCGTTTCGGCGGGCATTATCCTTTTCGAAGCAAAGCGTCAAGCCTAA
- a CDS encoding protein phosphatase 2C domain-containing protein: MDTHFGIRSAAVSDRGLSEKRPQNEDSFLEINKKGIFAVADGVGGANAGEVASQMAVEILGEAFTNFPAGADVEHVMQDALEKANSAIHQMSNDLSQLSKMATTVVALHVDGNIATIGHVGDSRLYRLDPEGTLFRETDDHSMVAEEVRAGRMTEEQAENHPSKNIISRALGAEPTVQVDMKTIMIVPGTKFLLCSDGVTRHIGDIELAELLASDEDSSTICQQIKTICFQRGAEDNLTAVIVEVGSGAAVSDTSAGAVADNDDLLSLPDDEEMTIATARFPQPSQDDLNGDDEDLLELETRQLTMPAGAQEQFEPEPIAQETEHSNVNDDAALHDTIPFTASDTAEIEMPLVPAREEPIAQAQVSQHAPVVAAPVYSEPPPVVVKEDNFSMFGQETGGTVADRAVPEPSSSIGSILGFLGMLVVGTLIGLGVYHFFLKPAPVETKPPVEEMRSRNIPLSAFEENRRDVDKDPAGYLSKNTQPQDCEDFYLVGRAYMLSGDYPKARNAFAEARRRLAEADPSNAKVIESDVAMAMAVTNDTTIQNILKKELEPVKAATPR; encoded by the coding sequence ATGGACACACATTTTGGCATAAGATCGGCAGCCGTAAGCGACCGCGGATTGAGCGAAAAGCGACCGCAGAACGAAGATTCTTTCCTCGAGATCAACAAAAAAGGGATCTTTGCCGTCGCTGACGGCGTTGGCGGAGCAAATGCGGGCGAAGTCGCTTCGCAAATGGCAGTTGAGATCCTTGGCGAGGCCTTCACCAATTTCCCTGCCGGTGCCGATGTCGAACATGTAATGCAGGACGCATTGGAAAAGGCCAATTCGGCGATACATCAGATGTCGAACGACCTCAGTCAACTTTCCAAGATGGCGACGACTGTCGTTGCCCTTCACGTCGACGGAAATATTGCTACCATTGGACATGTTGGCGATTCGCGGCTCTACCGTCTTGACCCGGAGGGCACGCTTTTCCGCGAGACGGACGATCATTCAATGGTCGCCGAAGAGGTCCGTGCCGGTCGAATGACCGAAGAACAGGCAGAAAACCATCCAAGCAAGAATATTATCAGCCGGGCGCTTGGGGCGGAACCCACGGTCCAGGTCGATATGAAGACGATCATGATCGTCCCGGGAACAAAGTTCCTTCTTTGCTCCGATGGTGTGACGCGTCACATCGGTGATATCGAGCTTGCGGAACTTCTTGCATCAGATGAAGATTCATCTACTATCTGTCAGCAAATAAAGACTATATGTTTTCAACGGGGTGCTGAGGACAACCTCACCGCGGTGATCGTCGAGGTCGGCTCCGGAGCAGCGGTTTCGGACACTTCGGCGGGCGCAGTCGCGGATAACGACGATCTGCTTTCGCTGCCCGACGATGAAGAAATGACCATCGCGACAGCACGATTTCCACAACCGTCGCAGGATGATCTCAACGGTGACGATGAGGATCTGCTCGAGTTGGAAACCAGACAATTGACTATGCCCGCCGGAGCTCAGGAACAATTCGAGCCGGAGCCAATTGCCCAAGAGACAGAGCATAGCAATGTAAACGATGATGCAGCCCTGCACGACACGATCCCGTTCACTGCGAGCGACACTGCTGAGATCGAAATGCCTCTCGTTCCGGCACGCGAAGAGCCCATTGCTCAAGCTCAAGTTTCCCAACATGCTCCTGTCGTGGCGGCACCTGTTTACAGCGAACCACCGCCGGTTGTTGTGAAGGAAGACAATTTTTCGATGTTCGGCCAGGAAACAGGCGGGACCGTAGCCGACCGTGCCGTGCCGGAACCATCATCGTCGATCGGATCGATTCTCGGTTTTCTTGGAATGTTGGTCGTTGGAACCCTGATCGGTCTCGGCGTTTATCATTTCTTCCTTAAACCGGCTCCCGTTGAGACCAAGCCGCCAGTCGAAGAGATGCGTTCCCGCAATATTCCGCTAAGTGCATTTGAGGAAAACAGGCGTGATGTTGACAAGGATCCGGCCGGATATCTGTCGAAAAACACGCAACCGCAGGATTGCGAAGATTTTTACCTTGTCGGACGAGCGTATATGCTCTCAGGCGATTATCCTAAAGCCCGGAATGCCTTTGCCGAGGCACGAAGGCGTCTGGCCGAAGCCGATCCGTCGAACGCGAAGGTCATAGAATCTGACGTCGCGATGGCAATGGCCGTTACAAACGATACGACCATTCAGAACATTCTCAAAAAGGAATTGGAGCCAGTCAAGGCCGCAACGCCGCGTTAG
- a CDS encoding carboxypeptidase regulatory-like domain-containing protein, translating into MFKSRLLASGIIMLFCALMAFSQGTTGQLSGTVTDPNGAVIAGAAVKVTNTGTNTSRETTTNGDGSWSVSLLPPGNYSVDVKANGFGSYTSTAVVTLAQTTIIDSQLSVSQNINVVNVDAPALQVETSTSGRTVSGETIRQLPLPTRNFQQLLTLSPGAQTGVTNSTDLGRGDATITVNGQRTTSNSVKINGIDANSIGTNSTPNIAVPATDSLQEFIVQTSMYDASSGRNAGGNVEAITKSGTNDRHGSAYYFLRNKALNANEPFIKARGIERPVATRNQWGGTLGGAVVKDRVFLFGSYQGTQERNGVSLVNSLTSPIVPAGLTDTNRSAVALAATFGIPVANISPQAVNILNAQLPGGGFAIPSSGVANAANPFATVTVPQSGVSTFKENQFNANADFVLTNKHNISAKFFFADNPTFQANYNFAGLGNGERQLIGFGGDLTIKQKLYSITDNYVFSPNIVNQARFGFSRLRVTSVPEEPFTAAGLGITSPLAGTFPGAPTIRVLGLDSAFFFGSGTLADQSSRINAYTAGDTLSITRGNHRIKIGGEYRASTVKFYFNAFSRGQLLFASFRDFLTGGSLSFATLTNGLSLIGSGIFDRSFRVKDSSGFIQDDFKISSRLTVNMGIRYDFFGLPVDTNGRLVNLIVDQIRNGTAAAPVLPPNGLVQAEGGTLAGVPTVEKTLVPVDKNNFSPRVGVAYMLDEKLNLVMRGGYGIYYDRISTRYANTQLFNYPYFSLPVSVVSPIVFPGLRTFGNPFFPVPPPSQFPLNGANPSPTGAAISGVFVDPNLRTPYIQQYNFGFQMQFAKNYVVDVGYVGNKGSKLLQIITLNQPVYNRATNTFSNPLGANFSANKNVTGGIQQVQTTSRSHYDSLQVSLSRRFSNGAQFLAAYTFGKSIDYYSGAALNELANVPGDQLNWRTNRGRSDFNREQRFVISGVYDLPNFKNSSRFVRALFGNWEVAGIAVIQTGLPFSVENTNGTSIVSRANRNPAFTGNSLYTTGDLNTRLGQYFNTAAFAASTLGTPTFDPDAPFGNTTRNMLTGPGQKNVDLSFIKFIPFSERFRGELRAEMFNVFNWVNYANPNNNIIGANFGRIERAATGPRVIQLAFKMSF; encoded by the coding sequence ATGTTTAAAAGCAGGTTATTGGCAAGCGGGATCATTATGTTGTTCTGTGCATTAATGGCATTTAGCCAGGGCACCACGGGACAACTTAGCGGAACGGTTACCGACCCGAACGGTGCGGTAATAGCCGGAGCAGCGGTCAAGGTAACTAACACCGGGACGAACACTTCGCGAGAAACGACGACCAACGGCGACGGGTCGTGGTCAGTTTCCCTTCTACCGCCGGGTAACTATTCTGTCGATGTAAAGGCCAACGGGTTTGGCAGCTATACATCGACAGCGGTCGTCACATTGGCGCAAACGACGATCATTGATTCGCAGCTTTCGGTCTCACAGAATATCAACGTCGTAAACGTGGATGCTCCGGCCTTGCAGGTGGAGACATCTACGAGCGGGAGGACAGTCTCTGGTGAGACGATTCGCCAGCTACCGCTGCCGACACGCAATTTTCAACAGCTGTTGACACTTTCGCCGGGAGCCCAGACCGGCGTGACGAACAGTACAGACCTGGGCCGCGGCGACGCGACCATCACGGTCAACGGCCAACGCACTACAAGCAACAGCGTCAAGATAAACGGTATCGATGCCAACTCTATCGGTACCAACTCGACACCGAACATCGCGGTCCCTGCTACGGACAGCCTCCAGGAATTCATCGTCCAGACCTCGATGTACGATGCTTCGTCAGGCCGAAATGCGGGCGGAAACGTTGAAGCCATTACCAAGAGCGGCACCAACGATCGGCACGGCAGTGCATATTACTTTCTGAGAAACAAAGCCCTAAACGCCAACGAGCCATTCATCAAAGCACGCGGCATAGAACGTCCGGTCGCGACACGAAATCAGTGGGGCGGCACACTCGGCGGTGCCGTCGTCAAGGACCGCGTCTTCCTGTTCGGTTCGTATCAGGGCACGCAGGAACGCAACGGCGTTTCGCTGGTCAACAGCCTGACCTCGCCGATCGTACCAGCCGGCCTGACGGACACGAACCGCAGCGCAGTGGCACTTGCCGCAACATTCGGAATACCGGTCGCGAATATATCGCCTCAGGCGGTGAACATCCTAAATGCACAGCTTCCGGGCGGCGGATTCGCCATACCTTCTTCGGGCGTTGCGAACGCTGCTAATCCGTTTGCCACGGTGACCGTGCCTCAGTCAGGCGTGTCCACATTCAAGGAAAATCAATTCAATGCGAACGCCGATTTTGTGCTGACCAACAAGCATAACATCTCAGCTAAGTTCTTTTTTGCGGACAATCCGACATTTCAGGCGAATTACAATTTCGCGGGCCTCGGAAACGGTGAACGGCAGTTGATCGGCTTCGGCGGCGATCTGACGATCAAACAGAAGCTGTATTCGATCACGGACAATTACGTCTTTTCGCCGAATATTGTTAATCAGGCAAGGTTCGGATTCAGCCGATTGCGGGTGACCAGCGTTCCTGAAGAGCCATTTACGGCAGCGGGGCTCGGCATCACAAGCCCGCTCGCCGGCACATTTCCGGGAGCCCCTACTATCCGTGTCTTGGGGCTGGATTCGGCATTCTTCTTTGGCTCGGGAACATTGGCAGACCAGTCTTCGCGTATTAACGCTTACACGGCAGGCGACACACTCTCGATCACCAGGGGCAATCACCGCATTAAGATCGGAGGCGAATATCGAGCCTCGACCGTGAAATTTTACTTCAATGCATTTTCACGCGGTCAGCTGCTGTTTGCCAGCTTCCGTGACTTTTTAACGGGCGGGAGTTTGAGTTTTGCGACGCTCACCAACGGTCTTTCACTGATCGGCTCCGGGATTTTCGACCGCTCGTTCCGTGTTAAGGACTCAAGTGGGTTTATCCAGGATGACTTCAAGATCAGTAGCCGGCTGACCGTGAACATGGGCATCAGATACGACTTTTTTGGCCTGCCGGTCGACACAAACGGCCGTCTGGTCAATCTGATCGTCGATCAGATCCGCAATGGCACAGCCGCCGCTCCCGTGCTGCCGCCAAACGGCCTGGTTCAGGCAGAAGGCGGAACTCTTGCAGGTGTGCCGACAGTCGAAAAAACTCTTGTCCCGGTGGACAAGAATAATTTTTCGCCGCGAGTCGGCGTTGCGTACATGCTTGATGAGAAGCTAAACCTCGTTATGCGTGGCGGATATGGGATCTATTACGATCGTATCTCGACAAGATACGCAAATACACAGCTTTTCAATTATCCGTATTTCTCGCTTCCCGTCTCGGTGGTTTCGCCGATCGTATTTCCGGGACTGAGAACCTTCGGAAATCCGTTCTTTCCGGTTCCGCCGCCATCGCAGTTCCCCCTGAACGGTGCAAATCCCTCGCCGACCGGTGCTGCGATAAGCGGAGTTTTTGTCGATCCGAATCTGCGGACGCCGTATATTCAGCAGTACAACTTTGGTTTTCAGATGCAGTTTGCAAAGAACTATGTCGTCGATGTCGGCTATGTAGGAAACAAAGGCTCAAAGCTCTTGCAGATCATCACGCTAAATCAACCGGTATACAATCGAGCGACGAACACGTTCTCGAATCCGCTCGGAGCCAATTTCTCAGCAAATAAGAATGTGACCGGCGGGATCCAGCAGGTGCAGACCACGTCGCGTTCGCATTATGATTCGCTACAGGTTTCACTTAGCCGAAGGTTCAGCAACGGTGCTCAATTCCTTGCGGCTTACACATTCGGCAAGTCGATAGACTATTACTCGGGAGCCGCTCTCAACGAGCTTGCAAACGTTCCGGGCGATCAGTTGAATTGGCGAACAAACCGCGGCCGCAGCGACTTTAACCGCGAACAGCGATTTGTCATCAGCGGTGTTTATGACCTGCCAAACTTCAAGAATTCCAGCCGATTCGTACGTGCATTGTTTGGAAATTGGGAAGTCGCAGGCATTGCGGTCATCCAGACCGGGCTTCCCTTCTCGGTCGAGAATACCAACGGCACGTCGATCGTCAGCAGAGCGAACCGCAATCCGGCCTTTACAGGTAACAGCCTTTATACGACCGGCGACCTTAACACGCGTTTGGGGCAGTATTTCAACACGGCGGCGTTTGCTGCGTCAACACTCGGCACCCCCACGTTCGATCCGGATGCACCATTCGGAAATACCACTCGAAACATGCTTACCGGACCCGGACAGAAGAACGTCGATCTTTCATTCATCAAGTTCATTCCGTTTTCCGAGCGTTTTCGCGGCGAGCTCAGGGCTGAGATGTTCAACGTGTTCAATTGGGTCAACTACGCTAACCCAAACAACAACATCATCGGTGCTAATTTCGGCCGCATCGAGCGTGCAGCGACCGGGCCGCGTGTTATCCAGCTTGCATTTAAGATGAGCTTCTAA
- a CDS encoding acyl-CoA carboxylase subunit beta gives MQPETKIKSKIEILKEKSLTAEEGGGKTRLDKQRASGKMTARERIDFFLDEGTFEEFDKFVVHRSTDFGLEKQLYPGDGVVTGHGLVNGREVFVFAQDFSVFGGSLSETHAQKICKVMDMAVKMGAPVVGLNDSGGARIQEGVVSLGGYADIFLRNVLTSGVVPQISCILGPCAGGAVYSPAITDFNVMVKDTSYMFITGPDVIKTVTHEDVSKDELGGAMTHNAKSGVAHFAADSDEHALRITRELLSFMPSNNMDLPPFVPTNDPSGRADEKLNSIVPDSANQPYDIRDIINNVVDDGYFFEVQEHYAPNIVVGYARLGGFSVGIVANQPAFLAGVLDIDASVKAARFVRFCDCFNIPLITFEDVPGFLPGVNQEHQGIIRHGAKLLYAFAEATVPKITVITRKAYGGAYCVMASKHIRTDVNFAYPSAEIAVMGAEGAVGVLFKREIAENDEAYRLAKVAEFEDKFANPYVAAERGYIDEVIEPRFTRPKLIRALSMLQNKRDTNPPKKHGNIPL, from the coding sequence ATGCAGCCCGAAACGAAAATCAAAAGCAAGATCGAAATATTGAAAGAAAAATCGCTCACTGCCGAAGAGGGCGGCGGCAAGACACGCCTCGATAAACAGCGTGCGAGCGGCAAGATGACCGCCCGCGAACGAATCGATTTCTTTCTTGACGAAGGCACGTTTGAGGAATTTGACAAGTTTGTAGTTCACCGCTCGACCGACTTTGGCCTCGAAAAGCAACTCTATCCCGGCGACGGCGTGGTCACAGGGCATGGTCTCGTCAACGGCCGCGAAGTATTCGTTTTTGCACAGGATTTTTCAGTTTTCGGCGGTTCGCTATCGGAAACGCACGCTCAAAAGATTTGTAAGGTCATGGATATGGCCGTGAAGATGGGGGCTCCGGTAGTTGGTTTGAATGATTCCGGCGGTGCGAGAATTCAGGAGGGCGTCGTCAGCCTCGGCGGTTACGCCGATATATTCCTACGAAATGTGCTCACCAGCGGCGTCGTGCCCCAGATCAGCTGTATCCTCGGCCCGTGTGCCGGCGGTGCGGTGTATTCACCTGCGATCACGGATTTTAACGTGATGGTGAAGGACACGTCCTACATGTTCATCACCGGTCCCGACGTGATCAAAACCGTCACTCACGAGGACGTGTCCAAGGACGAACTCGGCGGTGCGATGACCCATAATGCAAAATCCGGCGTAGCACATTTTGCAGCAGATTCGGATGAACATGCACTTCGGATCACGCGAGAACTCCTGTCGTTCATGCCGTCAAATAACATGGATCTCCCGCCTTTTGTGCCCACCAATGACCCTTCGGGCCGTGCTGACGAAAAGCTCAATTCGATCGTCCCCGACTCGGCAAATCAGCCGTATGACATTCGCGACATCATAAATAATGTTGTCGATGACGGATATTTTTTTGAGGTTCAGGAGCATTACGCTCCGAATATTGTTGTAGGATATGCCCGGCTCGGCGGATTTTCGGTGGGAATCGTAGCGAACCAACCGGCGTTCCTCGCGGGCGTCCTGGATATCGACGCATCGGTCAAAGCAGCCAGATTCGTGCGTTTCTGCGATTGTTTTAATATTCCGTTGATCACTTTCGAAGATGTACCCGGATTTCTGCCAGGCGTCAATCAGGAGCATCAGGGCATCATCCGGCACGGAGCAAAGCTTCTTTATGCCTTTGCCGAGGCTACTGTGCCCAAGATCACGGTCATAACGCGAAAGGCCTACGGCGGAGCATATTGCGTCATGGCGTCCAAACATATCCGGACGGACGTCAATTTTGCCTATCCGTCAGCAGAAATTGCCGTTATGGGGGCCGAAGGTGCCGTCGGCGTGCTCTTTAAGCGCGAGATAGCGGAAAACGACGAAGCGTATCGTTTGGCGAAAGTCGCTGAGTTCGAAGACAAATTTGCGAATCCGTATGTCGCGGCAGAGCGCGGTTATATCGACGAAGTGATAGAGCCGAGATTCACGCGGCCAAAGCTGATCCGGGCACTTTCAATGCTTCAGAATAAGCGTGACACCAATCCACCGAAAAAGCACGGAAATATCCCGCTCTAG
- a CDS encoding TetR/AcrR family transcriptional regulator gives MPKLSQDAIQERKNKIEDAACELFIKQGFHATSMRDISLHAGVSLGNMYNYFPTKESIFESIIDRYLTVIDEHLRSIFAEIDEPLEPSNLRKLGANVGRLVNEHSDFWLLMYIDVLEFQNRHFRKMFDGITDRFRKIFGPKFEAAEARGDLRTGVDAASVFTAAYMQFFNYFLVEKLFGGNNHLGLDDEQALNSLTKIFAYGTLSEENLSRFKRRTAIGTLGD, from the coding sequence ATGCCAAAGCTTAGTCAGGACGCGATCCAGGAGCGCAAAAACAAGATCGAAGACGCGGCCTGCGAGCTTTTTATCAAGCAGGGCTTTCACGCGACGTCGATGCGGGACATCTCACTCCACGCAGGGGTTTCGTTGGGCAATATGTATAACTATTTCCCGACGAAAGAATCGATCTTTGAATCGATAATCGACCGCTATTTGACCGTAATAGACGAACATCTGCGGTCCATTTTTGCCGAGATCGACGAGCCTCTTGAACCGTCGAACCTAAGAAAGCTCGGTGCCAATGTCGGCCGGTTGGTCAATGAACACAGTGATTTTTGGCTGCTGATGTATATCGACGTTCTTGAGTTTCAGAATCGGCACTTTCGTAAGATGTTTGACGGGATAACCGACCGGTTTCGTAAAATATTCGGTCCAAAATTCGAAGCAGCCGAGGCTCGCGGCGATCTGCGGACGGGCGTTGATGCGGCTTCAGTGTTCACGGCTGCGTACATGCAATTTTTTAACTATTTTTTGGTCGAAAAGCTCTTTGGTGGTAACAACCACCTAGGGCTCGACGACGAACAGGCTCTAAACAGCCTGACAAAGATCTTCGCGTACGGCACGCTGAGCGAAGAGAATCTTTCGCGATTTAAGCGACGCACGGCAATCGGAACTCTCGGCGACTGA